The Bernardetia sp. genome contains the following window.
AGATGGAAATAAAGTTCCTTTCAATTTCTTTTTTGGTGCGCCTTCCTGCGTTCCTGCGACGAGTTTCGAAACGGCTGGAGCAACTATTTCAGTAGAAGACATTGAAAAACTAATGAGCCAACCTCATATTAAATATTTATCAGAAATGATGAATTACCCTGCTGTTTTGGCAAGAGATGAAGAAGTGATGGCAAAAATTGAGGCTGCAAAAAAACAAGGAAAACCCATCGACGGACACGCTCCAGCTCTTAAAGGAGAAGATGCAAAAAAATACATAGAAGCAGGAATTAGTACCGACCACGAGTGTTTTACGTCAGAAGAAGCCTTAGATAAGCTAAAATATGGCATGAAAATCATTATCAGAGAGGGAAGCGCAGCTAAAAATTTTGATGCGCTGATTGATTTGTTGCCAAAGCATTATGAAAATATGATGTTTTGTTCTGATGACAAACATCCTGACGACCTTATCGAAGGACATATAAATCTTTTGGTAAAACGTGCTATAAAGCTAGGAATTGATAAATTTAAAGTATTACAAGCAGCCTGTATCAATCCTATAGAACATTATAATTTAGAAGTAGGACAGCTTAAAGAAGGAGATAAAGCCGATTTTATTATCGTAAAAGACTTAGAAAATTTTGAAGTCTTGGAAACTTATATTGGTGGACAAAAAGTTGCTCAAAACGGCAAATCATTTATCAAAGATGTAGAAACAAAAGCTATCAATCAGTTTAATGTACAACCTAAAAAAGTATCCGATTTTACAATTACCCAAGAAAAAGTAACTCAAAAAAATCAAGATTCTACTAAAATTGAAGTTATTGAAGCCTTAGACGAACAGCTCATTACAAATCCTGTTTTTATAGAAATTGACAATCTTACAGATATAAATGGAAATCTAGTTTCAAATTCTCAAATTGATGTCTTAAAAATTGTCGTTGTAAATCGTTATCAAACTGATGCACCAGTTGCTGTCGCATTTATTAAAAACTTTGGTTTAGAACGTGGTGCAATTGCATCTTGCGTGGCACATGATTCTCATAATATTGTGGCTGTTGGTGTTACAGATGAAGATATAACAAAAGCTGTAAATTTAGTTATTGGAGAAAAAGGAGGTATTTCAGCAACAGATGGAAAAGAAAATCATCATGTTTTGCCTCTACCAGTAGCAGGA
Protein-coding sequences here:
- the ade gene encoding adenine deaminase: MIIRTNLVNIAEKTIFPAQITIQEGKIHSIEKITDKNQEVENYALCGFIDAHIHIESSMLVPSKFAQMAVVHGTVATISDPHEIANVMGMQGVEFMVEDGNKVPFNFFFGAPSCVPATSFETAGATISVEDIEKLMSQPHIKYLSEMMNYPAVLARDEEVMAKIEAAKKQGKPIDGHAPALKGEDAKKYIEAGISTDHECFTSEEALDKLKYGMKIIIREGSAAKNFDALIDLLPKHYENMMFCSDDKHPDDLIEGHINLLVKRAIKLGIDKFKVLQAACINPIEHYNLEVGQLKEGDKADFIIVKDLENFEVLETYIGGQKVAQNGKSFIKDVETKAINQFNVQPKKVSDFTITQEKVTQKNQDSTKIEVIEALDEQLITNPVFIEIDNLTDINGNLVSNSQIDVLKIVVVNRYQTDAPVAVAFIKNFGLERGAIASCVAHDSHNIVAVGVTDEDITKAVNLVIGEKGGISATDGKENHHVLPLPVAGIMSLENGKEVGEKYAQIDSFAKTLMSNPIKLHAPFMTLSFMALLVIPSLKLSDKGLFDGGKFEFVKGWEV